A single window of Halostella salina DNA harbors:
- a CDS encoding DUF7344 domain-containing protein, whose amino-acid sequence MSVSQPVGEGEQVEEVSQESTPDEQEQTESETELSLDVMFEILKNERRRFVLQYFEDREGPVALGDLAEHVAARENDKPERELTSGERKRVYVGLYQCHLPKMNDAGIVDFNRDRGRIELGENADLLTEYLDTDETTERPWPQYYLGIAAAGGTLFGLGQFGLYPVPWLTTVVAAVVIVAFAACALVHDRAVAE is encoded by the coding sequence GTGAGCGTCTCGCAACCGGTCGGCGAGGGGGAGCAGGTAGAGGAGGTGTCACAGGAGTCGACCCCCGACGAGCAGGAGCAGACGGAGTCGGAGACCGAACTGTCGCTGGACGTGATGTTCGAGATCCTCAAAAACGAGCGGCGGCGGTTCGTCCTGCAGTACTTCGAGGACCGCGAGGGCCCGGTCGCGCTGGGGGACCTGGCCGAGCACGTCGCGGCCAGGGAAAACGACAAGCCCGAGCGCGAACTCACGTCCGGGGAGCGAAAGCGCGTGTACGTCGGGCTGTACCAGTGCCACCTGCCCAAGATGAACGACGCCGGCATCGTCGACTTCAACCGGGACCGGGGGCGGATCGAACTGGGTGAGAACGCCGACCTGCTGACGGAGTACCTCGACACGGACGAGACGACCGAACGGCCCTGGCCGCAGTACTACCTCGGCATCGCCGCCGCCGGCGGGACGCTGTTCGGGCTGGGCCAGTTCGGCCTGTACCCGGTCCCCTGGCTGACGACGGTGGTGGCCGCCGTCGTCATCGTCGCCTTCGCCGCCTGCGCGCTGGTCCACGACCGGGCGGTGGCCGAGTAA